In one window of Azoarcus olearius DNA:
- a CDS encoding GGDEF domain-containing protein — protein MNLNRKITALFSAVAVGILVMLVAISLYAFRSYSIASSTAHVRTAAEMVRVHLTEAMIHGVIDKREQFLDRLMEVQGLRAARVLRSTHVNEQFGAGMAREMEPDEVEKQVLADGHARYLLENELGDAVFRGTIPFAASARGRPNCLQCHRVSEGTVLGAVTIELSLQELKRSALFTVAVIIVTVALFSLLAIFAVRRLIMPVGDTAQAVERAVQRALRGDFKGRVEKRTDDEIGKIATETNSLLGFLDEGLSRITQRVTQLTGRTPQHDENQLEATIDMVNSLADAAGFKQAIEEDESKTEIYDRFSRVLLERFDVREFSIYEAEGSKQLQPIAVDGVQGAPCRWCDPQILVRSDMCRARRTGHAVNGLIEPGICYAFHPPAEGGARRHYCVPIIQSGTVGSVIQLVVAEERAPALVEQAPYIHVYLREMAPVLEAKRLTETLRDSSLRDAMTGLNNRRFLEEYMDTLVASARRRRIPLAVLVLDLDYFKVVNDSYGHDAGDAVLKALAGVLKRTVRASDMVIRFGGEEFLIVLQEADAEAALKVAENIRSAVEQMRVQVAGAVLQKTISIGLSMFPDDSDTFWQAIKFADVALYRAKENGRNQVVRFTPDMWSGQGESY, from the coding sequence ATGAACTTGAATCGGAAGATAACGGCGCTGTTTTCGGCCGTGGCGGTGGGCATCCTGGTGATGCTGGTGGCGATCAGCCTGTACGCCTTCCGCAGTTATTCCATCGCCTCCTCGACCGCGCATGTGCGCACCGCCGCCGAGATGGTGCGGGTGCATCTGACCGAGGCGATGATCCACGGGGTCATCGACAAGCGCGAGCAGTTTCTCGACCGCCTGATGGAGGTCCAGGGCCTGCGCGCGGCGCGGGTGCTGCGGTCCACCCATGTCAACGAACAGTTCGGCGCCGGCATGGCGCGCGAGATGGAGCCTGACGAAGTCGAGAAGCAGGTGCTGGCCGACGGTCACGCGCGCTATCTGCTGGAAAACGAACTGGGCGATGCGGTGTTCCGCGGCACGATTCCGTTTGCCGCCTCCGCGCGTGGCCGCCCCAACTGCCTGCAGTGTCACCGCGTCAGCGAGGGCACCGTGCTGGGCGCGGTGACGATCGAGCTGTCGCTGCAGGAGCTCAAGCGCAGCGCACTGTTTACCGTGGCGGTCATCATCGTCACCGTCGCGCTGTTCTCGCTGCTGGCGATCTTTGCCGTGCGACGCCTGATCATGCCGGTGGGTGACACCGCGCAGGCGGTGGAGCGGGCGGTGCAGCGTGCGCTGCGCGGCGACTTCAAGGGCCGGGTGGAAAAGCGCACCGACGACGAAATCGGCAAGATCGCTACCGAAACCAACAGCCTGCTCGGCTTCCTCGACGAAGGCCTGTCGCGCATCACCCAGCGCGTCACCCAGCTCACCGGGCGCACCCCGCAGCACGACGAGAACCAGCTCGAAGCCACCATCGACATGGTCAACAGCCTGGCCGACGCGGCCGGCTTCAAGCAGGCGATCGAGGAGGACGAGAGCAAGACCGAGATCTACGACCGCTTCAGCCGCGTGCTGCTGGAGCGCTTCGACGTGCGCGAGTTCTCCATCTACGAGGCCGAGGGCAGCAAGCAGCTGCAGCCGATCGCGGTGGATGGCGTGCAGGGCGCGCCTTGCCGCTGGTGCGATCCGCAGATTCTGGTGCGCAGCGACATGTGCCGCGCGCGCCGCACCGGCCATGCGGTCAACGGCCTGATCGAGCCGGGCATCTGCTACGCCTTCCATCCCCCCGCCGAGGGCGGGGCGCGGCGCCACTACTGCGTGCCCATCATCCAGTCGGGCACCGTCGGCAGTGTCATCCAGCTGGTGGTGGCGGAGGAGCGCGCGCCGGCGCTGGTCGAGCAGGCGCCCTACATCCACGTCTATCTGCGCGAGATGGCGCCGGTGCTCGAAGCCAAGCGCCTCACCGAAACCCTGCGCGACTCCTCGTTGCGCGACGCAATGACCGGGCTTAACAACCGGCGCTTCCTCGAGGAGTACATGGACACGCTGGTGGCCAGCGCGCGGCGGCGGCGGATTCCGCTGGCGGTGCTGGTGCTGGACCTCGACTACTTCAAGGTGGTGAACGACAGCTACGGCCACGACGCGGGCGACGCGGTGCTGAAGGCGCTGGCCGGCGTGCTCAAGCGCACGGTGCGCGCGTCCGACATGGTGATCCGCTTCGGCGGCGAGGAATTCCTGATCGTGCTGCAGGAGGCCGATGCCGAGGCGGCGCTGAAGGTGGCCGAGAACATCCGCTCCGCCGTGGAGCAAATGCGGGTGCAGGTGGCCGGCGCGGTGCTGCAGAAGACGATCTCGATCGGGCTGTCGATGTTCCCCGACGACAGCGACACCTTCTGGCAGGCGATCAAGTTCGCCGACGTGGCGCTTTACCGCGCCAAGGAAAACGGTCGCAACCAGGTGGTGCGGTTCACGCCCGACATGTGGAGCGGGCAGGGCGAGTCGTACTGA
- the fba gene encoding class II fructose-bisphosphate aldolase (catalyzes the reversible aldol condensation of dihydroxyacetonephosphate and glyceraldehyde 3-phosphate in the Calvin cycle, glycolysis, and/or gluconeogenesis), whose amino-acid sequence MPLVSMRQLLDHAAENSYGLPAFNVNNLEQVQAIMEAAAETDSPVIMQASAGARKYAGEAFLRHLIDAAVEAYPHIPVVMHQDHGQSPAVCMAAIRSGFSSVMMDGSLMEDGKTPSSYEYNVAVTREVVKFSHAIGVTVEAELGCLGSLETGMAGEEDGIGAEGKLDHSALLTDPDQAADFVKQTDCDALAIAIGTSHGAYKFTRKPTGDILAIDRIKAIHARLPNTHLVMHGSSSVPQDLLEIIRQYGGDMKETYGVPVEEIVEGIKYGVRKINIDTDIRLAMTGAIRKFFVENPSKFDPREFLKPAREAAKLICKARFEAFGSAGQASKIKPVALDKIAARYKAGELTQVVR is encoded by the coding sequence ATGCCCCTCGTTTCCATGCGCCAGCTGCTCGACCACGCCGCCGAGAACAGCTACGGTCTGCCGGCGTTCAACGTGAACAACCTGGAACAGGTCCAGGCCATCATGGAAGCCGCGGCCGAAACCGACAGCCCCGTGATCATGCAGGCCTCCGCCGGGGCGCGTAAGTACGCGGGCGAAGCCTTCCTGCGCCACCTCATCGACGCCGCGGTCGAAGCCTATCCGCACATCCCGGTGGTGATGCACCAGGACCACGGCCAGAGCCCCGCAGTCTGCATGGCCGCCATCCGCTCGGGCTTCTCCAGCGTGATGATGGACGGCTCGCTGATGGAAGACGGCAAGACGCCCTCCTCCTACGAATACAACGTCGCCGTCACCCGCGAAGTGGTGAAGTTCTCGCACGCCATCGGCGTCACCGTGGAAGCCGAACTCGGCTGCCTCGGCTCGCTGGAAACCGGCATGGCCGGCGAGGAAGACGGCATTGGCGCCGAAGGCAAGCTCGACCACAGCGCGCTGCTGACCGATCCCGACCAGGCCGCCGACTTCGTCAAGCAGACCGACTGCGACGCGCTCGCGATCGCCATCGGCACCAGCCACGGCGCCTACAAGTTCACCCGCAAGCCCACCGGCGACATCCTCGCGATCGACCGCATCAAGGCGATCCACGCCCGCCTGCCGAACACCCACCTGGTCATGCACGGCTCCAGCTCGGTGCCGCAGGACCTGCTGGAAATCATCCGCCAGTACGGCGGCGACATGAAGGAAACCTACGGCGTGCCGGTCGAGGAAATCGTCGAGGGCATCAAGTACGGCGTGCGCAAGATCAACATCGACACGGACATCCGCCTGGCGATGACCGGCGCGATCCGCAAGTTCTTCGTCGAGAACCCGTCCAAGTTCGACCCGCGCGAATTCCTCAAGCCCGCGCGCGAAGCCGCGAAGCTGATCTGCAAGGCCCGCTTCGAAGCCTTCGGCAGCGCCGGCCAGGCGAGCAAGATCAAGCCGGTGGCGCTCGACAAGATCGCCGCGCGCTACAAGGCCGGCGAGCTGACCCAGGTCGTGCGCTGA
- a CDS encoding PQQ-dependent dehydrogenase, methanol/ethanol family, which translates to MSAVGMARRSARRESLAGAARQTLSAMLLALGASAALAASPGAEWRSHGFDDAGTRFSPLKQITPANVKDLGLVWSYDLESTRGVEATPIVVDGVMYVTAPWSVVHAIDVRSGRRLWTYDPEVPRAHAKNACCDVVNRGVAVHKGVVYVASLDGRLVAIDAASGKRRWEQDTIIDRARPYTVTGAPRVFKDKVIIGNGGAEYGVRGYITAYDADSGRQAWRWFAVPGDPSQPFEDESMAKAAKTWDPSGRYWEAGGGGTMWNSMVFDPELNLMYVGTGNASPWSHRQRSPGGGDNLYTASIVALDPDTGKYVWHYQETPGDNWDYTSTQDLILADLRIDGKLRKVVMHAPKNGFFFVVDRTNGAFISAKNFVPVNWAKGYDRNGRPIEMPGARAVEEPFDAVPGPFGAHNWHSMSFSPQTGLAYFPAQNVPLVLAEDKTWRHNQAQAGQPMAGIGWNLGMQVNSRAPTSQPFGRLIAWDPVKQKEVWRKEHVSPWNGGTLVTAGNLVFQGTADARLIAYDARDGKELWSSPMGTGVIAAPVSYEVDGRQYVSIAVGWGGVYGQTQRATERNIPGTVYTFALGGKAPLPEFAHRQLNALVGGVAYDPADVAAGTALYVSNCVFCHGVPGVDKGGNLPNLGYSAPETIEHLERFVFKGPYMARGMPDFSGHLSEEDVRKIKAFILGTADAVRPKK; encoded by the coding sequence ATGAGTGCGGTCGGTATGGCGCGACGCAGTGCGCGCCGGGAATCCCTTGCCGGCGCGGCCCGGCAGACGCTGTCGGCCATGCTGCTGGCGCTGGGCGCGAGCGCGGCGCTGGCGGCATCGCCGGGCGCGGAATGGCGCAGCCACGGCTTCGACGATGCCGGCACCCGCTTCAGTCCGCTGAAGCAGATCACCCCGGCCAATGTGAAGGACCTCGGCCTGGTGTGGTCCTACGACCTGGAATCGACCCGCGGCGTGGAGGCCACGCCCATCGTGGTGGACGGCGTGATGTACGTGACCGCGCCGTGGAGCGTGGTGCACGCCATCGACGTGCGCAGCGGCCGCCGCCTGTGGACCTACGACCCGGAGGTGCCGCGCGCCCACGCCAAGAACGCCTGTTGCGATGTGGTGAACCGCGGCGTCGCGGTACACAAGGGCGTGGTCTATGTGGCCTCGCTCGACGGGCGCCTGGTGGCGATCGACGCTGCCAGCGGCAAGCGTCGCTGGGAGCAGGACACGATCATCGACCGCGCGCGCCCTTACACGGTGACCGGCGCGCCGCGGGTGTTCAAGGACAAGGTGATCATCGGCAACGGCGGCGCCGAATACGGCGTGCGCGGCTATATCACCGCCTACGACGCCGACAGCGGCCGCCAGGCCTGGCGCTGGTTCGCGGTGCCGGGCGATCCCTCGCAGCCGTTCGAGGACGAGTCGATGGCGAAGGCGGCGAAGACCTGGGACCCGAGCGGCCGCTACTGGGAAGCCGGCGGCGGCGGCACGATGTGGAACTCGATGGTGTTCGATCCCGAGCTGAACCTGATGTACGTCGGCACCGGCAATGCCTCGCCGTGGTCGCATCGCCAGCGCAGCCCCGGCGGCGGTGACAACCTCTACACCGCGTCCATCGTCGCGCTCGACCCCGACACCGGCAAGTACGTCTGGCACTACCAGGAAACGCCGGGCGACAACTGGGACTACACCTCGACCCAGGACCTGATCCTGGCCGACCTCCGGATCGACGGCAAACTGCGCAAGGTGGTGATGCATGCGCCGAAGAACGGCTTCTTCTTCGTGGTCGACCGCACCAACGGTGCCTTCATCTCGGCGAAGAACTTCGTGCCGGTGAATTGGGCCAAGGGCTACGACAGGAACGGCCGTCCGATCGAGATGCCGGGCGCCCGGGCGGTCGAGGAGCCGTTCGACGCGGTGCCGGGGCCGTTCGGGGCGCACAACTGGCATTCCATGTCGTTCAGCCCGCAGACCGGTCTGGCCTATTTCCCCGCGCAGAACGTGCCGCTGGTGTTGGCCGAGGACAAGACCTGGCGCCACAACCAGGCCCAGGCCGGGCAGCCGATGGCCGGCATCGGCTGGAATCTGGGCATGCAGGTGAACAGCCGGGCGCCGACCAGCCAGCCCTTTGGCCGCCTGATCGCGTGGGACCCGGTGAAGCAGAAGGAGGTGTGGCGCAAGGAGCATGTGTCGCCGTGGAACGGCGGCACCCTGGTGACCGCCGGCAACCTGGTGTTCCAGGGCACCGCCGACGCCCGCCTGATCGCCTACGACGCGCGAGACGGCAAGGAGCTGTGGAGTTCGCCGATGGGCACCGGGGTGATCGCCGCGCCGGTCAGCTACGAAGTGGACGGGCGCCAGTACGTGTCGATCGCGGTGGGCTGGGGCGGGGTGTATGGCCAGACCCAGCGCGCCACCGAGCGCAACATCCCGGGTACGGTCTATACCTTCGCGCTCGGCGGCAAGGCGCCGCTGCCGGAGTTCGCCCACCGCCAGCTCAACGCACTGGTGGGCGGCGTGGCCTACGACCCGGCGGATGTCGCTGCCGGCACCGCGCTCTACGTCAGCAACTGCGTGTTCTGCCACGGCGTGCCCGGGGTCGACAAGGGCGGCAACCTGCCCAACCTCGGCTATTCGGCGCCGGAGACGATCGAGCATCTGGAGCGCTTCGTCTTCAAGGGCCCGTACATGGCGCGCGGCATGCCGGACTTCAGCGGCCATCTGAGCGAGGAGGACGTACGCAAGATCAAGGCCTTCATCCTCGGCACTGCCGACGCCGTGCGGCCGAAGAAATAG
- a CDS encoding gamma-glutamylcyclotransferase family protein, with amino-acid sequence MRRHCFTYGSLMCADIMAAVCGVEPAGEPATLADHRRHPVRGEAYPGMVPAAGAEVSGVLYRHLPPDALARLDAFEGPQYVRVTVRVRLPDGAAVEADTYMFRPEHADELLPGEWDFDRFLREGKARFQHQYMNSHCR; translated from the coding sequence GTGCGCCGCCACTGCTTCACCTACGGCTCGCTGATGTGCGCGGACATCATGGCCGCGGTGTGCGGCGTGGAACCGGCCGGCGAGCCCGCCACGCTGGCGGATCACCGCCGCCATCCGGTGCGCGGCGAAGCCTATCCCGGCATGGTGCCGGCCGCCGGCGCCGAGGTGTCCGGCGTGCTGTACCGCCACCTTCCGCCCGACGCGCTGGCCCGGCTGGACGCCTTCGAAGGTCCGCAGTACGTCCGCGTCACGGTTCGTGTCCGGCTGCCCGACGGTGCAGCAGTGGAGGCGGATACCTACATGTTCCGCCCCGAACATGCTGACGAACTGCTGCCGGGCGAGTGGGATTTCGACCGCTTCCTGCGCGAGGGCAAGGCGCGCTTCCAGCACCAGTACATGAACAGCCACTGCCGCTGA
- a CDS encoding MFS transporter, with the protein MPSPPESTASAVPAGSDGHSAPDMPGARQVQRKVAVAACFGTFLEWYDFLTFASLATYFGTLFFPPDDPVTALLASLGTFGVGMVVRPLGAALFGSLGDRYGRRAIFLATIVLMGGSTFLVGLLPTYASIGLFAPLLLLVLRMLQGLSVGGEIGGAAVYLTEHAPATRRGAYTSVLQLMGPLGMLASTLQIVALQAVLSEAEFRDWGWRVPFLISIVLLAVSIKSRLSLHESPVFRRLREQNALAKTPLRECFRDRQTLGRMALLFFCISSGGSLLFFSSQVYTAVFLKNVVKLDAATASGLVMVATVVLFPLTVLCGWLSDRIGRRPVLLAGLVLGALTVLPVFHGLLEHGNPALARFNASVAVELAGEQCRYDPFAGVRNDCERYQELFARLGVVHQQREGALAVKVGAQTIAGYQPEAVTRALVEAGRPAQADPAQVNRPALIALLLVLVVALACITGPQTATLAELFPARTRYSAVALPHNLAAGWIGGLSPFMVTWLSVRAGDALAGLWYLVALLGLAAVVGLVFLPEVRNRALER; encoded by the coding sequence ATGCCTTCCCCTCCCGAATCCACCGCGTCCGCAGTGCCCGCCGGCTCCGACGGTCATTCCGCCCCGGACATGCCTGGCGCCAGGCAGGTGCAGCGCAAGGTGGCGGTCGCGGCCTGCTTCGGCACCTTCCTCGAGTGGTACGACTTCCTCACCTTCGCGTCGCTCGCCACCTACTTCGGCACGCTGTTCTTTCCGCCGGATGACCCGGTCACCGCGCTGCTGGCGAGCCTGGGCACATTCGGCGTCGGCATGGTGGTGCGGCCGCTGGGGGCGGCGCTGTTCGGGTCGCTGGGCGACCGTTACGGGCGGCGCGCCATCTTTCTCGCCACCATCGTGCTGATGGGCGGTTCCACCTTCCTGGTCGGCCTGCTGCCCACCTACGCCAGCATCGGGCTTTTCGCGCCCTTGCTGCTGTTGGTGCTGCGCATGCTGCAGGGGCTGTCGGTGGGCGGGGAGATCGGCGGCGCGGCGGTGTATCTCACCGAGCACGCGCCGGCCACCCGGCGCGGCGCCTACACCAGCGTGCTGCAGTTGATGGGGCCGCTCGGCATGCTCGCGTCCACCCTGCAGATCGTGGCGCTGCAGGCGGTGCTGAGCGAGGCGGAGTTCCGCGACTGGGGCTGGCGGGTGCCGTTCCTGATCTCGATCGTGCTGCTGGCGGTGTCGATCAAGAGCCGGCTGAGCCTGCACGAGTCGCCGGTGTTCCGCCGCCTGCGCGAGCAGAACGCGCTCGCAAAGACGCCGCTGCGCGAGTGCTTCCGTGATCGCCAGACGCTGGGGCGCATGGCGCTGCTGTTCTTCTGCATCTCGTCGGGCGGCTCGCTGCTGTTCTTCTCGTCGCAGGTCTATACGGCGGTGTTCCTGAAGAACGTGGTCAAGCTCGACGCCGCTACCGCGAGCGGGCTGGTGATGGTCGCCACGGTCGTGCTGTTTCCCCTCACCGTGCTGTGCGGCTGGCTGTCGGACCGCATCGGCCGCCGCCCGGTGTTGCTGGCCGGGCTGGTGCTGGGGGCGCTCACCGTGCTGCCGGTGTTCCACGGCCTGCTCGAACACGGCAACCCCGCGCTGGCGCGCTTCAACGCCTCGGTAGCGGTGGAACTGGCCGGCGAGCAGTGCCGCTACGACCCCTTTGCCGGCGTGCGCAACGACTGCGAGCGCTACCAGGAACTGTTCGCCCGGCTCGGCGTGGTGCATCAGCAGCGCGAGGGCGCGCTGGCGGTGAAGGTGGGCGCGCAGACCATCGCCGGCTACCAGCCGGAGGCCGTCACCCGCGCACTGGTGGAGGCGGGACGCCCGGCGCAGGCGGATCCGGCGCAGGTGAACCGCCCGGCCCTGATCGCGCTGTTGCTGGTGCTGGTGGTGGCGCTCGCCTGCATCACCGGGCCGCAGACGGCCACGCTCGCCGAACTCTTTCCGGCCCGCACGCGCTACTCCGCGGTGGCCTTGCCGCACAACCTCGCGGCGGGCTGGATCGGCGGCCTGTCGCCGTTCATGGTTACCTGGCTCAGCGTGCGCGCGGGCGATGCGCTGGCCGGGCTGTGGTACCTGGTTGCGCTGCTCGGCCTGGCCGCGGTGGTCGGACTGGTGTTTCTGCCGGAGGTGCGCAACCGCGCGCTGGAGCGCTGA
- a CDS encoding transporter, with product MKQAGKAAARRQQKIPAIRASRFLAAAVLAASAFGSGNAVAVDVDAGDYTALPAGTNLALVYYQHATRDALYARGHKAPIDAGLVSDVGILRGVHYTEIGGYIVDPQFLLPFGRLQGKDDLSGLGSARGVGDLILAATVWLVNRPETGTYFGITPFLFAPTGSYDRDDALNLGENRWKFALQAGFITKLAPKVSLDLIGDVTVYGKNDAYGATSATLKQDPSVQLQGFLRYHLSDAWDLRAGVSHTFGGETRVNGVDQNDRMETTKAMLGTAWFVTPSVQLMANYGRDLSVRSGLREDNRINLRLLKVF from the coding sequence ATGAAGCAAGCAGGGAAGGCGGCCGCGCGCCGCCAACAGAAGATTCCCGCGATCCGCGCATCCCGTTTCCTCGCCGCGGCGGTGCTGGCGGCCAGCGCGTTCGGCAGCGGCAATGCCGTTGCGGTGGATGTGGATGCCGGCGACTACACGGCGCTGCCGGCCGGCACCAACCTCGCGCTGGTGTATTACCAGCACGCTACCCGCGACGCCCTCTATGCACGCGGCCACAAGGCCCCGATCGACGCCGGTCTGGTGTCGGACGTGGGCATCCTGCGCGGCGTGCATTACACCGAGATCGGTGGCTACATCGTCGATCCGCAGTTCCTGCTGCCCTTCGGCCGCTTGCAGGGCAAGGACGACCTCTCCGGCCTGGGCAGTGCGCGCGGCGTGGGTGATCTGATCCTGGCGGCCACGGTGTGGCTGGTGAATCGCCCGGAAACCGGCACCTACTTCGGCATCACCCCGTTCCTGTTCGCGCCTACCGGCAGCTATGACCGCGACGACGCGCTGAACCTCGGCGAAAACCGGTGGAAGTTCGCGCTGCAGGCGGGCTTCATCACCAAGCTCGCGCCCAAGGTGTCGCTGGACCTGATCGGCGACGTGACCGTGTATGGCAAGAACGACGCCTACGGCGCGACCAGCGCCACGCTGAAGCAGGACCCGAGCGTCCAGCTGCAGGGTTTCCTGCGCTACCACCTGAGCGATGCGTGGGACCTGCGGGCCGGCGTGTCCCACACCTTCGGCGGTGAAACCCGCGTCAACGGCGTCGACCAGAACGACCGAATGGAAACCACCAAGGCGATGCTCGGCACCGCCTGGTTCGTGACGCCCTCGGTGCAGCTGATGGCCAACTACGGCCGCGATCTGTCGGTGCGCAGCGGCCTGCGCGAGGACAACCGTATCAACCTGCGTCTGCTCAAGGTGTTCTGA
- a CDS encoding sigma-54-dependent Fis family transcriptional regulator, translated as MSRPETDFDHRVQHARRLMQEGREIPPQLLADRVRRSWSRSREYGVSESARVVFDPLGRSALRRLADEHRALLAHAEPEMLSLFGTLDASSWVVACLEAGGAVLKSCGGNTAELGDIATALRPGVNLSEQVAGTNGPGCVLAEQRPAIIHGGEHFLEEIRGFTCVAVPIFHPSGRLIGALNASRRHDGRRAGILEPLALAARAIENRLLSELAAPIRMRVHSTPELVDSVMAGRLACSADGLILGASSCARQLLGLEQDGGEIPAAAVFSTSFGELVDLLRRGADGPVTVRCNNGVQVHLRLDAEARPRPARRIGTEATRGDQHAARMRLDSRLQKDVRQAERAFAHDLPVLINGETGTGKEVLARHLHASGPRRDGAFVAVNCSAIPVGLIESELFGYEDGAFTGARRGGMAGKLEQADGGTLFLDEIGDMPLELQARLLRVLQERTVTRLGSTRARAFDCSLICATHRDLSAHCASGGFREDLYYRIAGLRVDLPPLREREDFDELVDHLLATHARGAPPRLAERAREALRRHRWPGNIRELQQVLRLGIALAEHGRIDLDQLPASLATQAPLKRTPGTATTLQSAECDAVQAAYARNRGNVSATARELGIARATLYRKLRRYGCAD; from the coding sequence ATGTCCCGCCCCGAGACCGACTTCGACCACAGGGTGCAGCACGCCCGCCGCCTGATGCAGGAAGGGCGCGAGATTCCCCCCCAACTGCTCGCCGACCGCGTGCGCCGCTCGTGGTCGCGCTCACGCGAGTACGGCGTGAGCGAGAGCGCGCGCGTCGTCTTCGATCCGCTCGGCAGGAGCGCGCTGCGCCGTCTCGCGGACGAACACCGCGCGCTGCTGGCCCACGCCGAGCCGGAGATGCTGAGCCTGTTCGGTACACTCGACGCGTCGAGCTGGGTCGTCGCCTGCCTGGAAGCCGGTGGCGCGGTGCTCAAGTCCTGCGGCGGCAACACGGCCGAGCTGGGCGACATTGCCACCGCGCTGCGTCCGGGGGTGAACCTCAGCGAACAGGTCGCCGGCACCAACGGCCCGGGCTGCGTGCTCGCCGAACAGCGCCCGGCGATCATCCACGGCGGCGAGCACTTTCTCGAAGAGATCCGCGGCTTCACCTGCGTCGCGGTGCCGATCTTCCATCCCTCCGGCCGCTTGATCGGCGCGCTCAATGCCTCGCGTCGGCACGACGGTCGCCGCGCCGGCATCCTCGAACCCCTCGCGCTGGCGGCACGGGCAATCGAAAACCGCTTGCTGTCCGAGCTTGCGGCACCGATCAGGATGCGCGTGCATAGCACGCCGGAACTGGTGGACTCGGTGATGGCGGGCCGGCTGGCGTGCTCTGCCGACGGCCTCATCCTCGGCGCCAGCTCCTGCGCCCGCCAGTTGCTCGGACTGGAGCAGGACGGCGGCGAGATTCCGGCTGCGGCGGTGTTCTCCACCTCGTTCGGCGAGCTGGTCGACCTGTTGCGCCGGGGCGCGGACGGGCCGGTGACGGTCCGCTGCAACAACGGCGTGCAGGTCCATCTCCGCCTCGACGCCGAAGCGAGACCGCGGCCCGCGCGGCGCATCGGCACTGAGGCCACGCGCGGCGATCAGCACGCCGCCCGGATGCGCCTCGACAGCCGGCTGCAGAAGGACGTACGCCAGGCCGAGCGTGCCTTCGCCCACGACCTGCCGGTGCTGATCAACGGTGAAACCGGCACCGGCAAGGAAGTCCTCGCGCGCCATCTGCACGCCAGCGGTCCGCGCCGCGACGGCGCCTTCGTCGCGGTCAATTGCTCCGCGATCCCGGTCGGTCTGATCGAATCGGAACTCTTCGGCTACGAGGACGGCGCCTTCACCGGCGCGCGCCGCGGCGGCATGGCCGGCAAGCTGGAACAGGCCGATGGCGGCACGCTGTTCCTCGACGAGATCGGCGACATGCCGCTGGAACTGCAGGCCCGGCTGCTGCGCGTGCTGCAGGAGCGCACGGTCACGCGGCTGGGCAGCACCCGCGCCCGCGCCTTCGACTGCTCGCTGATCTGCGCCACCCACCGCGATCTTTCCGCGCACTGCGCCAGCGGCGGATTCCGCGAGGACCTCTATTACCGCATCGCCGGCCTGCGGGTGGATCTGCCGCCGCTACGCGAGCGCGAGGACTTCGACGAACTGGTGGATCACCTGCTCGCCACCCACGCGCGTGGCGCCCCGCCCCGTCTGGCCGAGCGCGCCCGCGAAGCCCTGCGGCGCCACCGCTGGCCGGGCAACATTCGCGAACTGCAGCAGGTGCTCCGCCTCGGGATCGCACTGGCCGAACACGGCCGCATCGACCTCGACCAGCTACCGGCCAGCCTGGCGACTCAAGCCCCGCTTAAACGGACGCCGGGCACCGCTACCACGCTGCAGAGCGCCGAATGCGACGCGGTGCAGGCAGCCTACGCGCGCAATCGCGGCAACGTCTCCGCCACCGCGCGCGAACTCGGCATTGCCCGCGCCACGCTGTACCGCAAGCTGCGCCGTTACGGCTGCGCGGACTGA